A genomic window from Candidatus Denitrolinea symbiosum includes:
- a CDS encoding DegT/DnrJ/EryC1/StrS aminotransferase, producing MEWRVPLADIDFGLEEEEAVQKVIRSRWLSMGEVTAGFEQDFAAFIGAKHALAVTNATAALHLACLAAGVGAGDEVIVPSLTFVATANAVRYTGAAPVFADVESLDWLTISPDSIESLITERTRAILIMHYAGYACDMPAIMEIARRHNLTVLEDAAHSIGSTLEGRALGAWGAVGCFSFFSNKNMTTGEGGMLTTNDDALAEKLRILRSHGMTSLSWDRHKGHAYTYDVVDLGYNYRIDEIRAALGRAQLKKLPANNARRKKLTALYRELLSELAPEVQVPFAKGRGVGCDHIMPALLPPGVDRIQFMEGLKSRGIQTSIHYPPAHRFQVYEEEWMKRGAALPVTEEAAAREVTLPLYPAMREEQVEWVAQAIRETLQENARPGE from the coding sequence ATGGAATGGCGCGTTCCGCTGGCGGATATTGATTTTGGCCTCGAGGAAGAAGAAGCCGTTCAGAAGGTGATCCGTTCCCGCTGGTTGAGCATGGGCGAGGTCACCGCTGGGTTCGAGCAGGACTTTGCGGCCTTCATCGGCGCGAAGCACGCGCTGGCGGTCACCAACGCCACCGCGGCCCTGCATCTGGCCTGCCTCGCAGCCGGAGTGGGCGCGGGCGACGAGGTGATCGTCCCCTCGCTGACGTTCGTCGCCACCGCTAATGCAGTGCGCTACACGGGCGCGGCGCCGGTCTTCGCGGACGTGGAAAGCCTCGACTGGCTGACCATCTCGCCGGACTCCATCGAATCGCTCATCACCGAGCGGACGCGCGCCATCCTGATCATGCACTACGCCGGATACGCCTGCGACATGCCCGCCATCATGGAGATCGCCCGCCGGCACAACCTGACCGTTTTGGAGGACGCGGCCCATTCCATCGGCTCCACGCTGGAGGGACGCGCCCTCGGCGCCTGGGGCGCGGTGGGCTGCTTCAGTTTCTTCTCCAACAAGAACATGACCACCGGCGAGGGCGGGATGTTGACCACCAACGACGACGCGCTGGCGGAAAAACTCCGCATCCTGCGCTCGCACGGGATGACCTCGCTGAGCTGGGACCGTCACAAAGGCCACGCCTACACTTACGACGTGGTGGACCTCGGCTACAACTACCGCATTGACGAGATCCGCGCCGCGCTGGGACGCGCTCAACTGAAAAAATTGCCCGCCAACAACGCCCGCCGCAAAAAACTGACCGCGCTCTACCGCGAGCTGTTGAGCGAACTGGCCCCGGAAGTCCAGGTCCCGTTTGCGAAGGGACGCGGCGTCGGGTGCGACCACATCATGCCCGCGCTGCTTCCGCCCGGCGTCGACCGCATCCAGTTCATGGAAGGACTCAAGTCGCGCGGCATCCAGACCAGCATCCATTACCCTCCGGCGCACCGCTTCCAGGTCTACGAGGAGGAATGGATGAAGCGCGGCGCGGCGCTTCCCGTCACGGAAGAAGCGGCGGCGCGCGAAGTGACCCTGCCGCTGTATCCCGCCATGCGCGAGGAGCAGGTGGAATGGGTGGCGCAGGCCATCCGGGAAACGCTGCAGGAGAACGCCCGTCCTGGCGAATGA
- a CDS encoding nucleoside-diphosphate-sugar pyrophosphorylase, with the protein MRAVILAGGKGARLAPYTTILPKPLMPIGDMPILEVLLRQMKRSGVNHVVLTVGHLASLLRAYFGSGAQWDLDITYSKEDEPLGTAGPIALVPGLDKTFLVTNGDVLTTLSLRKLVAFHRQKGGIATIAAHRRRVKIDLGVIQWGEDDRVMGYIEKPTTEYTVSMGLYVFEPRVIEYIPRGAYLDFPDLILKLIDAGERVNGYNFDGYWMDLGRPDDYAQANEDFVKMRSRFLSEEV; encoded by the coding sequence ATGAGGGCTGTTATTTTGGCGGGCGGAAAAGGAGCGCGGCTCGCGCCGTATACGACCATCCTTCCCAAACCGTTGATGCCCATCGGCGATATGCCGATTTTGGAGGTGTTGCTGCGCCAGATGAAACGCTCCGGGGTGAACCATGTGGTGTTGACGGTGGGGCATTTGGCAAGTTTGCTGCGGGCCTACTTCGGCAGCGGCGCGCAATGGGACCTGGACATCACCTACAGCAAGGAAGACGAACCGCTTGGCACGGCCGGTCCCATTGCGCTGGTGCCGGGCCTCGACAAGACTTTCCTGGTGACCAACGGCGACGTGTTGACCACCCTCAGTCTGAGAAAACTGGTCGCGTTCCATCGGCAGAAGGGCGGTATCGCCACGATCGCCGCGCACCGCCGCCGGGTCAAGATAGACCTGGGCGTGATCCAGTGGGGCGAGGACGACCGGGTCATGGGATATATCGAGAAGCCGACCACCGAATATACCGTCAGCATGGGGCTTTACGTCTTTGAGCCGCGCGTGATAGAGTACATCCCTCGCGGCGCGTACCTTGATTTCCCCGACCTGATCCTGAAATTGATTGACGCCGGCGAACGCGTAAACGGCTATAATTTCGACGGCTATTGGATGGACCTCGGCCGCCCGGACGATTACGCCCAGGCGAACGAGGATTTCGTAAAGATGAGGTCCCGATTCTTATCGGAGGAGGTCTAG